The Ahaetulla prasina isolate Xishuangbanna chromosome 3, ASM2864084v1, whole genome shotgun sequence genome window below encodes:
- the CSE1L gene encoding exportin-2 isoform X2 has product MELSDANLQTLTEYLKKTLDPDPAIRRPAEKFLESVEGSQNYPLLLLTLLEKSQDNVIKVCASVTFKNYIKRNWRIIEDEPDKICETDRIAIKANIVHLMLSSPEQIQKQLSDAISIIGREDFPQKWPDLLTEMINRFQSGDFHVINGVLRTAHSLFKRYRHEFKSNELWTEIKLVLDAFALPLTNLFKATIELCSTHANDASALKVLFSSLILIAKLFYSLNFQDLPEFFEDNMETWMMNFHNLLTLDNKLLQTDDEEEAGLLELLKSQICDNAALYAQKYDEEFQPYLPRFVTAIWNLLVTTGQEVKYDLLVSNAIQFLASVCERPHYKHLFEDQNTLTSICEKVIVPNMEFRAADEEAFEDNSEEYIRRDLEGSDIDTRRRAACDLVRGLCKFFEGPVTGIFSGYVNSMLQEYAKNPSINWKHKDAAIYLVTSLASKAQTQKHGITQANELVNLTEFFMNHILPDLKSPNVNEFPVLKADGIKYIMIFRNQVPKEQLLVSIPLLINYLQAESIVVHTYAAHALERLFTMKGINNTTLISASEMVPCVEMLLTNLFKALTLPGSSENEYIMKAIMRSFSLLQEAIIPYIPSLITQLTEKLLAVSKNPSKPHFNHYMFESICLSIRITCRANPAAVGSFEDALFMVFTEILQNDVQEFIPYVFQVMSLLLEMHKNDIPSSYMALFPHLLQPVLWERSGNIPPLVRLLQAYLERGANTIASAAADKIPGLLGVFQKLIASKLNDHQGFYLLNSIIEHMPPESIDQYRKQIYILLFQRLQNSKTTKFIKSFLVFINLYCIKYGAIALQEIFDSIQPKMFGMVLEKIIIPEIQKVSGQVEKKICAVGITKILTECPPMMDTEYTKLWTPLLQALIGLFELPEDDTLPDEEHFIDIEDTPGYQTAFSQLAFAGKKEHDPVGQIVNNPKIHLAQSLHKLSTACPGRKSSQLTTIEPNISVAK; this is encoded by the exons ATGGAGCTGAGTGATGCCAATTTGCAGACCTTAACAGAATACTTAAAGAAGACGCTAGATCCTGATCCTGCAATAAGGCGTCCTG CGGAAAAATTTCTTGAATCTGTTGAAGGAAGTCAGAATTATCCACTGCTGCTCTTAACATTATTGGAAAAATCACAAGATAATGTCATAAAAGTTTGTGCTTCTGTCACATTCAAGAATTATATTAAAAGAAACTGGAGAATT ATTGAAGATGAACCAGACAAAATATGTGAAACTGACCGGATAGCTATTAAAGCCAACATTGTACACCTGATGCTTAGCAGCCCAGAACAAATTCAGAAACAG TTAAGTGATGCTATTAGCATAATCGGTAGAGAAGACTTTCCTCAGAAATGGCCCGACCTGCTAACAGAAATGATCAATCGCTTTCAGAGTGGTGACTTCCATGTTATTAATGGAGTTCTTCGTACCGCACACTCTCTATTCAAAAG GTACCGTCATGAGTTTAAATCAAACGAACTGTGGACTGAGATCAAACTTGTCCTTGATGCATTTGCACTACCCTTGACCAATCTCTTTAAG GCCACCATTGAACTTTGCAGTACTCATGCAAACGATGCCAGTGCTTTGAAAGTTCTGTTCTCCTCTCTGATTCTTATTGCTAAGTTATTCTACAGTTTAAATTTTCAA GACCTTCCTGAATTTTTTGAAGATAACATGGAAACTTGGATGATGAACTTCCATAATCTTTTAACATTGGATAATAAACTCTTACAAACAGAT GATGAAGAGGAAGCTGGACTTCTAGAACTTTTGAAATCCCAAATTTGTGACAATGCTGCTCTGTATGCACAAAAATATGATGAAGAATTTCAGCCTTACTTGCCCCGTTTTGTTACTGCAATTTGGAATTTATTGGTCACAACTGGTCAAGAAGTTAAGTACGATCTG CTTGTAAGTAATGCAATCCAGTTCCTGGCTTCCGTTTGTGAGAGACCCCATTACAAGCACCTGTTTGAAGATCAGAATACACTGACAAGTATTTGTGAAAAAGTTATTGTTCCCAATATGGAATTTAGAG CTGCTGATGAAGAAGCTTTTGAAGATAATTCTGAAGAATATATTAGAAGAGATTTGGAAGGATCAG ATATTGACACCAGACGCAGAGCGGCCTGTGATCTAGTAAGAGGATTATGCAAGTTTTTTGAAGGACCTGTAACGGGGATCTTTTCTGGTTATGTTAATTCTATGCTACAAGAATATGCAAAAAATCCATCTATCAATTGGAAGCATAAGGATGCTGCTATTTACCTTGTAACATCTTTGGCATCAAAAGCTCAGACTCAAAAG CATGGAATAACCCAAGCCAATGAACTAGTGAATTTGACAGAATTTTTTATGAATCATATTCTACCAGATTTAAAGTCTCCTAATG TAAATGAATTTCCAGTGCTTAAAGCTGATGGCATCAAATACATCATGATTTTCAGAAACCAA gTACCTAAAGAACAGCTCTTGGTGTCTATTCCTCTCCTAATCAATTACCTTCAAGCAGAAAGTATTGTAGTTCATACATACGCAGCCCATGCTCTTGAAAGATTATTTACAATGAAAGGAATTAACAACACCACACT AATTTCAGCTTCAGAGATGGTTCCATGTGTTGAAATGCTGCTAACAAATCTTTTCAAAGCTCTGACACTTCCAGGGTCATCTGAAAATGAGTACATTATGAAAG cTATCATGCGGAGTTTTTCTCTTCTTCAGGAAGCCATAATTCCATATATCCCTTCATTAATTACTCAACTTACAGAGAAATTACTTGCTGTTAGTAAg AATCCAAGCAAGCCTCACTTTAACCATTATATGTTTGAATCAATCTGCTTATCGATACGGATAACTTGCAGAGCAAACCCCGCCGCTGTTGGAAGCTTTGAAGATGCTCTATTTATGGTATTCACTGAGATTCTACAGAATGATGTGCAAG AGTTCATCCCATACGTATTTCAAGTAATGTCTCTATTGCTGGAGATGCATAAAAATGATATCCCATCATCCTATATGGCCTTATTTCCACATCTGCTTCAGCCGGTCTTGTGGGAAAGGTCAGGAAACATCCCTCCTCTGGTGAGACTTCTTCAGGCCTATTTGGAGAGAGGAGCCAATACAATAGCAAGTGCTGCAGCTGACAAAATT cCTGGACTACTAGGAGTATTCCAGAAACTTATTGCTTCTAAACTTAATGACCATCAGGGGTTCTACCTTCTGAATAGCATTATAGAACATATGCCCCC tgaatCCATCGATCAGTACAGGAAGCAAATTTACATTCTGCTTTTCCAAAGACTTCAAAATTCCAAAACAACAAAATTTATCAAAA gTTTCTTAGTCTTTATCAACTTGTACTGCATAAAATATGGAGCAATAGCGCTTCAAGAAATATTTGACAGCATACAACCAAA GATGTTTGGAATGGTTTTGGAAAAAATCATAATACCAGAAATACAGAAGGTATCTGGGcaagtagaaaagaaaatctgcGCAGTTGGCATCACAAAAATACTCACAGAATGTCCTCCAATGATGGACACAGAGTACACAAAGTTGTG GACACCCCTCCTTCAGGCCCTTATTGGCCTTTTTGAATTGCCTGAAGATGACACCCTTCCTGATGAGGAACACTTCATTGATATAGAAGATACTCCAGGATACCAGACTGCATTTTCTCAGCTTGCCTTTGCTGGGAAAAAGGAGCATGATCCAGTTGGCCAAATTGTGAATAATCCCAAAATCCATCTTGCACAGTCTCTTCATAAATTATCTACTGCATGTCCAGGCAGA aaaagttctcaacttacgacaattgagcccaacatttctgttgctaagtga
- the CSE1L gene encoding exportin-2 isoform X1: MELSDANLQTLTEYLKKTLDPDPAIRRPAEKFLESVEGSQNYPLLLLTLLEKSQDNVIKVCASVTFKNYIKRNWRIIEDEPDKICETDRIAIKANIVHLMLSSPEQIQKQLSDAISIIGREDFPQKWPDLLTEMINRFQSGDFHVINGVLRTAHSLFKRYRHEFKSNELWTEIKLVLDAFALPLTNLFKATIELCSTHANDASALKVLFSSLILIAKLFYSLNFQDLPEFFEDNMETWMMNFHNLLTLDNKLLQTDDEEEAGLLELLKSQICDNAALYAQKYDEEFQPYLPRFVTAIWNLLVTTGQEVKYDLLVSNAIQFLASVCERPHYKHLFEDQNTLTSICEKVIVPNMEFRAADEEAFEDNSEEYIRRDLEGSDIDTRRRAACDLVRGLCKFFEGPVTGIFSGYVNSMLQEYAKNPSINWKHKDAAIYLVTSLASKAQTQKHGITQANELVNLTEFFMNHILPDLKSPNVNEFPVLKADGIKYIMIFRNQVPKEQLLVSIPLLINYLQAESIVVHTYAAHALERLFTMKGINNTTLISASEMVPCVEMLLTNLFKALTLPGSSENEYIMKAIMRSFSLLQEAIIPYIPSLITQLTEKLLAVSKNPSKPHFNHYMFESICLSIRITCRANPAAVGSFEDALFMVFTEILQNDVQEFIPYVFQVMSLLLEMHKNDIPSSYMALFPHLLQPVLWERSGNIPPLVRLLQAYLERGANTIASAAADKIPGLLGVFQKLIASKLNDHQGFYLLNSIIEHMPPESIDQYRKQIYILLFQRLQNSKTTKFIKSFLVFINLYCIKYGAIALQEIFDSIQPKMFGMVLEKIIIPEIQKVSGQVEKKICAVGITKILTECPPMMDTEYTKLWTPLLQALIGLFELPEDDTLPDEEHFIDIEDTPGYQTAFSQLAFAGKKEHDPVGQIVNNPKIHLAQSLHKLSTACPGRVPSMLSTSLNAEALQFLQGYLQAASVTLL, translated from the exons ATGGAGCTGAGTGATGCCAATTTGCAGACCTTAACAGAATACTTAAAGAAGACGCTAGATCCTGATCCTGCAATAAGGCGTCCTG CGGAAAAATTTCTTGAATCTGTTGAAGGAAGTCAGAATTATCCACTGCTGCTCTTAACATTATTGGAAAAATCACAAGATAATGTCATAAAAGTTTGTGCTTCTGTCACATTCAAGAATTATATTAAAAGAAACTGGAGAATT ATTGAAGATGAACCAGACAAAATATGTGAAACTGACCGGATAGCTATTAAAGCCAACATTGTACACCTGATGCTTAGCAGCCCAGAACAAATTCAGAAACAG TTAAGTGATGCTATTAGCATAATCGGTAGAGAAGACTTTCCTCAGAAATGGCCCGACCTGCTAACAGAAATGATCAATCGCTTTCAGAGTGGTGACTTCCATGTTATTAATGGAGTTCTTCGTACCGCACACTCTCTATTCAAAAG GTACCGTCATGAGTTTAAATCAAACGAACTGTGGACTGAGATCAAACTTGTCCTTGATGCATTTGCACTACCCTTGACCAATCTCTTTAAG GCCACCATTGAACTTTGCAGTACTCATGCAAACGATGCCAGTGCTTTGAAAGTTCTGTTCTCCTCTCTGATTCTTATTGCTAAGTTATTCTACAGTTTAAATTTTCAA GACCTTCCTGAATTTTTTGAAGATAACATGGAAACTTGGATGATGAACTTCCATAATCTTTTAACATTGGATAATAAACTCTTACAAACAGAT GATGAAGAGGAAGCTGGACTTCTAGAACTTTTGAAATCCCAAATTTGTGACAATGCTGCTCTGTATGCACAAAAATATGATGAAGAATTTCAGCCTTACTTGCCCCGTTTTGTTACTGCAATTTGGAATTTATTGGTCACAACTGGTCAAGAAGTTAAGTACGATCTG CTTGTAAGTAATGCAATCCAGTTCCTGGCTTCCGTTTGTGAGAGACCCCATTACAAGCACCTGTTTGAAGATCAGAATACACTGACAAGTATTTGTGAAAAAGTTATTGTTCCCAATATGGAATTTAGAG CTGCTGATGAAGAAGCTTTTGAAGATAATTCTGAAGAATATATTAGAAGAGATTTGGAAGGATCAG ATATTGACACCAGACGCAGAGCGGCCTGTGATCTAGTAAGAGGATTATGCAAGTTTTTTGAAGGACCTGTAACGGGGATCTTTTCTGGTTATGTTAATTCTATGCTACAAGAATATGCAAAAAATCCATCTATCAATTGGAAGCATAAGGATGCTGCTATTTACCTTGTAACATCTTTGGCATCAAAAGCTCAGACTCAAAAG CATGGAATAACCCAAGCCAATGAACTAGTGAATTTGACAGAATTTTTTATGAATCATATTCTACCAGATTTAAAGTCTCCTAATG TAAATGAATTTCCAGTGCTTAAAGCTGATGGCATCAAATACATCATGATTTTCAGAAACCAA gTACCTAAAGAACAGCTCTTGGTGTCTATTCCTCTCCTAATCAATTACCTTCAAGCAGAAAGTATTGTAGTTCATACATACGCAGCCCATGCTCTTGAAAGATTATTTACAATGAAAGGAATTAACAACACCACACT AATTTCAGCTTCAGAGATGGTTCCATGTGTTGAAATGCTGCTAACAAATCTTTTCAAAGCTCTGACACTTCCAGGGTCATCTGAAAATGAGTACATTATGAAAG cTATCATGCGGAGTTTTTCTCTTCTTCAGGAAGCCATAATTCCATATATCCCTTCATTAATTACTCAACTTACAGAGAAATTACTTGCTGTTAGTAAg AATCCAAGCAAGCCTCACTTTAACCATTATATGTTTGAATCAATCTGCTTATCGATACGGATAACTTGCAGAGCAAACCCCGCCGCTGTTGGAAGCTTTGAAGATGCTCTATTTATGGTATTCACTGAGATTCTACAGAATGATGTGCAAG AGTTCATCCCATACGTATTTCAAGTAATGTCTCTATTGCTGGAGATGCATAAAAATGATATCCCATCATCCTATATGGCCTTATTTCCACATCTGCTTCAGCCGGTCTTGTGGGAAAGGTCAGGAAACATCCCTCCTCTGGTGAGACTTCTTCAGGCCTATTTGGAGAGAGGAGCCAATACAATAGCAAGTGCTGCAGCTGACAAAATT cCTGGACTACTAGGAGTATTCCAGAAACTTATTGCTTCTAAACTTAATGACCATCAGGGGTTCTACCTTCTGAATAGCATTATAGAACATATGCCCCC tgaatCCATCGATCAGTACAGGAAGCAAATTTACATTCTGCTTTTCCAAAGACTTCAAAATTCCAAAACAACAAAATTTATCAAAA gTTTCTTAGTCTTTATCAACTTGTACTGCATAAAATATGGAGCAATAGCGCTTCAAGAAATATTTGACAGCATACAACCAAA GATGTTTGGAATGGTTTTGGAAAAAATCATAATACCAGAAATACAGAAGGTATCTGGGcaagtagaaaagaaaatctgcGCAGTTGGCATCACAAAAATACTCACAGAATGTCCTCCAATGATGGACACAGAGTACACAAAGTTGTG GACACCCCTCCTTCAGGCCCTTATTGGCCTTTTTGAATTGCCTGAAGATGACACCCTTCCTGATGAGGAACACTTCATTGATATAGAAGATACTCCAGGATACCAGACTGCATTTTCTCAGCTTGCCTTTGCTGGGAAAAAGGAGCATGATCCAGTTGGCCAAATTGTGAATAATCCCAAAATCCATCTTGCACAGTCTCTTCATAAATTATCTACTGCATGTCCAGGCAGA GTTCCGTCAATGCTAAGTACCAGCCTGAACGCTGAAGCTTTGCAGTTTCTTCAAGGATATTTACAAGCTGCAAGTGTAACATTGCTCTGA